From Equus przewalskii isolate Varuska chromosome 17, EquPr2, whole genome shotgun sequence, the proteins below share one genomic window:
- the PHOSPHO2 gene encoding pyridoxal phosphate phosphatase PHOSPHO2, which produces MKILLVFDFDHTIIDDNSDTRIVQCAPEKKLPIELQDSYEKGFWTKFMGRVFKYLGDEGVTEDEMKRAVTSMPLTPGMVELLNFIRKNKDKFECIIISDSNSVFINWVLEATNFRDVFDKVFTNPAAFDSNGLLTVENYHTHSCNRCPKNLCKNVVLVEFVDKQLQQGVNYARIVYIGDGGNDVCPVMFLKKNDVAMPRKGYTLQKTLSRMSQNLEPTESSVVVWSSGVEIISHLLFLIKE; this is translated from the coding sequence ATGAAAATTTTGCTGGTTTTTGACTTTGACCATACAATCATAGATGACAATAGTGACACCAGGATTGTACAATGTGCTCCAGAGAAAAAGCTTCCTATCGAACTACAAGACTCTTATGAAAAGGGATTTTGGACAAAATTTATGGGCAGAGTCTTTAAGTATTTGGGAGATGAAGGTGTAacagaagatgaaatgaaaagagcAGTGACATCAATGCCTCTCACTCCAGGGATGGTGgaacttttaaactttataagAAAGAACAAGGATAAATTTGAGTGCATTATTATTTCAGATTCAAATTCAGTCTTCATAAATTGGGTTTTAGAAGCTACCAATTTTCGAGATGTGTTTGATAAAGTATTTACAAATCCAGCAGCTTTTGATAGCAATGGTCTTCTCACAGTGGAAAATTATCATACTCATTCTTGTAATAGATGCccaaaaaatctttgcaaaaatgtAGTTTTGGTAGAATTTGTAGATAAACAGTTACAGCAGGGAGTGAATTATGCACGAATTGTTTATATAGGTGATGGTGGAAATGACGTCTGTCcagtaatgtttttaaagaagaatgatgTTGCCATGCCACGGAAAGGATATACTTTACAGAAAACTCTTTCCAGAATGTCTCAAAATCTTGAGCCTACAGAATCTTCTGTTGTAGTTTGGTCTTCAGGTGttgaaataatttctcatttactatttctaataaaGGAGTAA
- the KLHL23 gene encoding kelch-like protein 23 has protein sequence MALKGQEDYIYLFKDSAHPVDFLDAFRTFYLDGLFTDITLQCPSGIIFHCHRAVLAACSNYFKAMFTADMKEKFKNKIKISGIHHDILEGLVNYAYTSQIEITKRNVQSLLEAADLLQFLSVKKACEQFLVRHLDIDNCIGMHSFAEFHVCPELEKESRRILCSRFKEVWQQEEFLEISLEKFLFILSRKNLSVWKEEAIIEPVIKWTAHDVENRIECLYNLLSYVNIDIDPVYLKTALGLQRSCLLTENKIRSLIYNALNPMHKEISQRSTATMYIIGGYYWHPLSEVHIWDPLTNVWIQGAEIPDYTRESYGVTCLGPNIYVTGGYRTDNIEALDTVWIYNSESDEWTEGLPMLNARYYHCAVTLGGCVYALGGYRKGAPAEEAEFYDPLKEKWIPIANMIKGVGNATACVLHEVIYVIGGHCGYRGSCTYDKVQSYNSDINEWSLITSSPHPEYGLCSVPFENKLYLVGGQTTITECYDPEQNEWREIAPMMERRMECGAVIMNGCIYVTGGYSYSKGTYLQSIEKYDPDLNKWEIVGNLPSAMRSHGCVCVYNV, from the exons ATGGCTTTAAAAGGACAAGAGGATTATATTTACCTTTTCAAGGATTCAGCGCATCCAGTGGATTTTCTGGATGCATTCAGAACATTTTACTTGGATGGATTATTTACTGATATTACCCTTCAGTGTCCTTCAGGCATAATCTTCCATTGTCACCGAGCTGTTTTAGCTGCTTGTAGCAATTATTTTAAGGCAATGTTCACAGctgacatgaaagaaaaatttaaaaataaaataaagatctctGGCATTCACCATGATATTTTGGAAGGCCTTGTAAATTACGCATACACTTCCCAAATTGAAATAACTAAAAGAAATGTTCAAAGCCTGCTTGAAGCAGCAGATCTGCTACAGTTCCTTTCAGTAAAGAAAGCTTGTGAGCAGTTTTTGGTCAGGCACCTAGATATCGATAATTGTATTGGAATGCACTCCTTTGCAGAATTTCACGTGTGTCCAGAACTAGAGAAGGAATCGCGAAGAATTCTGTGTTCAAGGTTTAAGGAAGTATGGCAACAAGAAGAATTTCTGGAAATCAGCCTTGAAAAGTTTCTCTTTATCTTATCCAGAAAGAATCTCAGTGTTTGGAAAGAAGAAGCTATCATAGAGCCAGTTATTAAGTGGACTGCTCATGATGTAGAAAATCGAATTGAATGCCTATATAATCTGCTAAGCTATGTCAACATAGATATAGATCCAGTGTATTTAAAAACAGCTTTAGGCCTTCAAAGAAGCTGCCTCCTAACTGAAAATAAGATACGATCTCTAATATACAATGCTTTGAATCCCATGCATAAAGAGATTTCCCAGAGGTCCACTGCCACAATGTATATCATTGGAGGCTATTACTGGCATCCTTTATCAGAGGTTCACATATGGGATCCTTTGACAAATGTTTGGATTCAGGGAGCAGAAATACCAGATTATACTAGGGAGAGCTATGGTGTTACGTGTTTGGGACCCAACATTTATGTAACCGGGGGTTACAGGACGGATAACATAGAAGCTCTTGACACTGTGTGGATCTATAACAGTGAAAGTGATGAATGGACAGAAGGCTTGCCAATGCTCAATGCCAGGTATTACCACTGTGCAGTCACCTTGGGTGGCTGTGTCTATGCTTTAGGTGGTTACAGAAAGGGAGCTCCAGCAGAAGAGGCTGAGTTCTATGATCCATTAAAAGAGAAATGGATTCCTATTGCAAACATGATTAAAG GTGTGGGAAATGCTACTGCCTGTGTCTTACATGAAGTTATCTACGTGATTGGTGGCCACTGTGGCTACAGAGGAAGCTGCACCTATGACAAGGTCCAGAGTTACAATTCGGATATCAACGAATGGAGCCTCATCACTTCCAGTCCACATCCAG aataTGGATTGTGTTCAGTTCCATTTGAAAATAAGCTCTATCTGGTTGGTGGACAAACTACAATCACGGAATGCTATGACCCTGAACAAAATGAATGGAGAGAGATAGCGCCCATGATGGAGAGGAGGATGGAGTGTGGTGCCGTCATCATGAATGGATGTATTTATGTCACTGGAGGATATTCCTACTCGAAGGGAACATATCTTCAGAGCATTGAGAAATATGATCCAGATCTTAATAAGTGGGAAATAGTGGGTAACCTTCCAAGTGCCATGCGGTCCCAcggatgtgtttgtgtgtataacGTCTGA